One Streptomyces drozdowiczii DNA segment encodes these proteins:
- a CDS encoding response regulator transcription factor, whose translation MPESVEAVEMQAALLRLRRTSGLPVAFGGLLSDSRHARIAEVNGARTAALRGLVISSGSGLGGKSMALSRPCAVTDYRFSRHISHEYDTAVAAEGLRSVVAVPVVVRREVRGVLYGALREPLTLGDRTFDAAVAAARDVEQALVVRDEVRQLLAAGRPEPDAAPGAAAAWEDVREAHRELRALMPKVLDPALRDELLAVCGRLASATGAREPGAREVRLAPREVDVLACVAAGATNAVAADRLGLRPETVKGYLRSAMRRLGAHTRLEAVVAARRAGLLP comes from the coding sequence GTGCCGGAATCCGTCGAGGCGGTCGAGATGCAAGCGGCGCTGCTGCGGCTGCGCCGGACGAGCGGGCTGCCGGTGGCGTTCGGCGGGCTGCTGTCGGACAGCCGGCACGCCAGGATCGCCGAGGTGAACGGGGCGCGTACGGCTGCGCTGCGCGGCCTGGTCATCTCGTCGGGCAGCGGCCTGGGCGGCAAGTCCATGGCCCTGTCCAGGCCGTGCGCGGTGACCGACTACCGCTTCTCGCGCCACATCAGCCACGAGTACGACACGGCCGTCGCGGCGGAGGGGCTGCGTTCGGTGGTCGCCGTGCCCGTCGTGGTGCGGCGCGAGGTGCGGGGGGTGCTGTACGGGGCGCTGCGTGAGCCGCTCACGCTGGGGGACCGCACGTTCGACGCGGCGGTGGCCGCCGCCCGTGACGTGGAGCAGGCGCTGGTGGTCCGGGACGAGGTGCGGCAGCTGCTGGCGGCGGGCCGCCCGGAGCCGGACGCCGCGCCTGGAGCGGCGGCGGCCTGGGAGGACGTCCGGGAGGCGCACCGCGAGCTGCGCGCCCTGATGCCGAAGGTGCTGGACCCGGCGCTCCGGGACGAGCTGCTCGCGGTGTGCGGGCGGCTGGCCTCGGCGACGGGCGCCCGGGAGCCCGGGGCGCGGGAGGTCCGGCTCGCACCGCGCGAGGTGGATGTGCTGGCCTGTGTCGCGGCGGGTGCCACCAACGCGGTGGCGGCGGACCGGCTGGGGCTGCGCCCGGAGACGGTGAAGGGCTATCTGCGGTCCGCGATGCGGAGGCTGGGGGCGCACACCCGGCTGGAGGCGGTGGTGGCGGCCCGGCGTGCGGGGCTCCTGCCGTAG
- a CDS encoding aldo/keto reductase: MTQYRDFGRTGVKVSPLCLGTMMFGARGNPDHDDSVRIIHHALDSGINFVDTADVYSAGESETIVGKALAGGRRDNVVLATKFHGSLGDDPNEQGNSRRWIIREVENSLRRLGTDWIDLYQVHRPEPGTDFDETLGALSDLVHQGKIRYIGTSTFEPSAIVEGQWTAERRGRERVVAEQPPYSILARGIEREVLPTARRYGLAVLSWSPLAGGWLSGRYRKGAGQPDSSRAARQAGRFDIASPENAAKLEAAEALAQLADEAGLTLVQLALAFVLEHPAVTSAIIGPRTLEQLEGQLGADRVRLSQDVLDRIDKIVPPGTNLSSRDAGYHPADLTDPALRRRSHPAA; this comes from the coding sequence ATGACGCAGTACCGCGATTTCGGCCGCACGGGCGTGAAGGTCAGCCCGCTCTGCCTGGGCACCATGATGTTCGGCGCCCGCGGCAACCCCGACCACGACGACAGCGTCCGGATCATCCACCACGCCCTGGACTCCGGCATCAACTTCGTGGACACCGCCGACGTCTACTCGGCCGGTGAGTCCGAGACCATCGTCGGCAAGGCCCTCGCGGGCGGCCGCCGCGACAACGTCGTGCTCGCCACGAAGTTCCACGGCAGCCTCGGCGACGACCCCAACGAGCAGGGGAACAGCCGCCGTTGGATCATCCGCGAGGTGGAGAACAGCCTGCGCCGGCTGGGCACCGACTGGATCGACCTCTACCAGGTGCACCGCCCGGAGCCCGGCACCGACTTCGACGAGACCCTGGGCGCCCTCTCGGACCTGGTCCACCAGGGCAAGATCCGCTACATCGGCACCTCGACCTTCGAGCCCTCCGCCATCGTGGAGGGCCAGTGGACCGCCGAGCGGCGCGGCCGCGAACGCGTCGTCGCCGAGCAGCCGCCGTACTCGATCCTCGCCCGGGGCATCGAGCGCGAGGTGCTGCCCACCGCCCGGCGCTACGGCCTCGCCGTGCTGTCCTGGAGCCCGCTGGCCGGCGGCTGGCTCTCCGGCCGCTACCGCAAGGGCGCCGGCCAGCCGGACTCCAGCCGCGCCGCCCGCCAGGCCGGGCGCTTCGACATCGCGTCCCCGGAGAACGCGGCCAAGCTCGAAGCCGCCGAGGCCCTGGCCCAGCTGGCCGACGAGGCCGGGCTCACCCTCGTCCAGCTCGCCCTGGCCTTCGTGCTCGAACACCCCGCCGTCACCTCGGCGATCATCGGCCCGCGCACCCTGGAACAGCTGGAGGGCCAGCTCGGCGCGGACCGGGTGCGGCTGAGCCAGGACGTGCTGGACCGGATCGACAAGATCGTCCCGCCCGGCACCAACCTCTCGTCCCGGGACGCCGGTTACCACCCGGCGGACCTCACCGACCCGGCCCTGCGCCGCCGTTCGCACCCCGCCGCGTGA
- a CDS encoding AMP-binding protein, translated as MPETSATETFRAARDFLLRHREDYTAAYDGFRWPRDDHFNWALDWFDVIARDNDRTALHIVEEDGTRTEVSFAEMSARSDRAANWLRAQGVREGDRVLVMLGNQVELWETALAAMKLRAVVIPATPLLGPADLRDRVERGRVRHVLVRDTDTAKFAEVPGRYTRICVGAPTEGWLDYADAAGAPRAFTPDRETDADEPLMLYFTSGTTASPKLVEHTHVSYPVGHLATMYWIGLKPGDVHLNISSPGWAKHAWSNLFAPWSAEATVFIFNYTRFDAGRLMAEMDRSGITSFCAPPTVWRMLIQADLTQLKTPPREVVAAGEPLNPEVIEAVRRAWGVTIRDGFGQTETAVQVANTPGQVLKPGSMGRPSPGFRVVLLDPVSGEPGAVEGEISLDLSTHPVGLMTGYHGDPERTAEAMAGGYYRTGDIGSRDEDGYITYVGRADDVFKSSDYKISPFELESALLEHEAVVEAAVVPAPDEVRLSVPKAYVVLADGWEPGPDTAKVLFAHSRSVLAPYKRVRRLEFAELPKTVSGKIRRIELRERTAQGGGTEYVEGDLA; from the coding sequence ATGCCGGAAACGAGTGCGACGGAGACGTTCCGGGCGGCCCGGGACTTCCTGCTCCGGCACCGCGAGGACTACACCGCCGCCTACGACGGCTTCCGCTGGCCCCGCGACGACCACTTCAACTGGGCGCTCGACTGGTTCGACGTCATCGCCCGGGACAACGACCGCACCGCCCTGCACATCGTGGAGGAGGACGGCACCCGCACCGAGGTGTCGTTCGCCGAGATGTCCGCCCGCTCCGACCGGGCCGCGAACTGGCTGCGCGCCCAGGGGGTGCGCGAGGGCGACCGCGTCCTCGTCATGCTCGGCAACCAGGTCGAGCTGTGGGAGACCGCGCTCGCCGCGATGAAGCTGCGCGCCGTCGTCATCCCGGCGACCCCGCTGCTCGGCCCCGCCGACCTGCGCGACCGGGTGGAGCGCGGCCGGGTCCGGCACGTCCTGGTCCGCGACACCGACACCGCGAAGTTCGCCGAGGTGCCCGGCCGCTACACCCGTATCTGCGTCGGCGCCCCGACCGAGGGCTGGCTCGACTACGCGGACGCCGCCGGGGCCCCGCGCGCCTTCACACCGGACCGCGAGACCGACGCGGACGAACCGCTGATGCTCTACTTCACCTCCGGCACGACCGCCAGCCCCAAGCTGGTCGAGCACACCCATGTCTCGTACCCCGTGGGCCACTTGGCGACGATGTACTGGATCGGGCTCAAGCCCGGCGACGTCCACCTCAACATCTCCTCGCCCGGCTGGGCCAAGCACGCCTGGTCCAACCTCTTCGCTCCGTGGAGCGCCGAGGCGACCGTCTTCATCTTCAACTACACCCGCTTCGACGCCGGCCGCCTGATGGCCGAGATGGACCGCTCCGGCATCACGAGCTTCTGCGCCCCGCCCACCGTGTGGCGCATGCTCATCCAGGCGGACCTGACCCAGCTGAAGACGCCGCCGCGCGAGGTGGTCGCCGCCGGTGAACCGCTGAACCCCGAGGTCATCGAGGCGGTCCGGCGCGCCTGGGGTGTCACCATCCGCGACGGCTTCGGCCAGACGGAGACCGCCGTCCAGGTCGCCAACACCCCCGGCCAGGTCCTCAAGCCCGGTTCGATGGGGCGGCCCAGCCCCGGCTTCCGGGTGGTCCTGCTCGACCCGGTGAGCGGGGAGCCCGGCGCGGTCGAGGGCGAGATCTCGCTGGACCTGTCGACGCACCCGGTGGGCCTGATGACCGGCTACCACGGCGACCCGGAGCGCACGGCCGAGGCGATGGCCGGCGGCTACTACCGCACCGGTGACATCGGCTCCCGCGACGAGGACGGCTACATCACCTACGTGGGGCGCGCCGACGACGTCTTCAAGTCCTCCGACTACAAGATCTCCCCGTTCGAGCTGGAGAGCGCCCTGCTGGAGCACGAGGCGGTGGTCGAGGCCGCCGTCGTCCCGGCCCCCGACGAGGTCCGCCTCTCCGTCCCGAAGGCATACGTGGTGCTCGCAGACGGCTGGGAGCCCGGCCCCGACACCGCCAAGGTGCTCTTCGCCCACTCCCGGTCCGTGCTCGCCCCGTACAAGCGGGTGCGGCGGCTGGAGTTCGCGGAGCTGCCCAAGACCGTCTCCGGCAAGATCCGCCGGATCGAACTGCGCGAGCGCACCGCCCAGGGCGGCGGCACCGAATACGTCGAGGGGGACCTGGCATGA
- a CDS encoding winged helix DNA-binding domain-containing protein — MAVKKKPAAGAVPVPVLTPRALGRATLDRQLLLRRTAMSAKDAVTHLVGLQAQNTKPPYYQLLARLRGFRPADLSSLMESREVVRIVSLRSTIHTHTAEDALSLRPLMQPAVDRELNMFRKRLPGVDLDRVRELSRAYVEEAPRTPKEIRERLLTEWPDADPQALGIAARCLLPLVQATPRGLWGISGGVSLTTVERWLGYAGEAAPDIERAVLRYLGAFGPASVKDMQAWAGLTRLKEVFERLRPRLVTFRDEHGTELFDLPDAPRPAEDTPAPPRFLPEFDNVLLGHADRTRVIPAPLKGLNGVGNQTYGSVLVDGFFAAVWRLDTPRDAPAAVTVQEVRPLTAAERDALTGEATDLMAAMTSATEHDVRFGSFVDLGR; from the coding sequence ATGGCCGTGAAGAAGAAGCCCGCCGCCGGCGCCGTCCCCGTCCCCGTGCTCACGCCCAGGGCCCTCGGCCGGGCGACCCTGGACCGCCAGCTCCTGCTGCGCCGGACCGCGATGAGCGCCAAGGACGCCGTCACCCACCTCGTCGGCCTCCAGGCGCAGAACACCAAGCCGCCGTACTACCAGCTCCTGGCCCGGCTCCGGGGCTTCCGGCCCGCCGACCTGTCGTCGCTGATGGAGTCCCGCGAGGTCGTCCGCATCGTCTCCCTGCGCTCGACCATCCACACCCACACCGCCGAGGACGCCCTGTCCCTGCGCCCCCTGATGCAGCCCGCCGTCGACCGCGAACTCAACATGTTCCGCAAGCGACTCCCGGGCGTGGACCTGGACCGGGTGCGCGAGCTGAGCCGGGCGTACGTGGAGGAGGCGCCGCGCACCCCGAAGGAGATCCGCGAGCGGCTGCTCACCGAGTGGCCCGACGCGGACCCGCAGGCCCTCGGGATCGCCGCCCGCTGCCTGCTGCCCCTGGTCCAGGCGACCCCGCGCGGCCTGTGGGGCATCAGCGGAGGCGTCTCGCTCACCACCGTCGAACGCTGGCTCGGTTACGCGGGGGAGGCGGCGCCCGACATCGAGCGCGCCGTGCTGCGCTACCTCGGCGCGTTCGGCCCCGCATCGGTGAAGGACATGCAGGCATGGGCCGGGCTGACCCGCCTGAAGGAGGTCTTCGAGCGGCTGCGGCCCCGGCTCGTCACCTTCCGCGACGAGCACGGCACCGAACTCTTCGACCTGCCCGACGCCCCGCGCCCCGCCGAGGACACCCCGGCCCCGCCCCGCTTCCTGCCCGAGTTCGACAACGTCCTCCTCGGCCACGCCGACCGCACCCGGGTCATCCCGGCGCCCCTCAAGGGCCTCAACGGGGTGGGCAACCAGACCTACGGCAGCGTGCTGGTGGACGGGTTCTTCGCGGCGGTCTGGCGGCTGGACACACCGCGCGACGCCCCCGCCGCCGTCACCGTCCAGGAGGTACGCCCGCTGACGGCCGCGGAGCGCGACGCCCTGACGGGGGAGGCGACGGACCTGATGGCGGCGATGACCTCGGCGACGGAGCACGACGTCCGATTCGGGTCGTTCGTGGACCTGGGGCGCTGA
- a CDS encoding DUF6296 family protein: protein MDYPESYELVFQSSAVEDDAVTVHRTAQSGAGGHPVYEDDTGIVRAEISDHAEVRMLASGGHQHLGAPMVVREDAA from the coding sequence ATGGATTACCCGGAAAGCTACGAGCTCGTCTTCCAGTCCTCGGCCGTGGAGGACGACGCCGTCACCGTCCACCGGACGGCACAGAGCGGTGCGGGCGGACACCCCGTCTACGAGGACGACACCGGCATCGTCCGCGCCGAGATCAGCGACCACGCGGAGGTCCGCATGCTCGCCAGCGGCGGCCACCAGCACCTGGGAGCGCCGATGGTGGTGCGCGAGGACGCCGCCTGA
- the gcl gene encoding glyoxylate carboligase encodes MTAARAAVEILKREGVSNAFGVPGAAINPFYAALKAAGGVHHTLARHVEGASHMAEGYTRARPGNIGVCIGTSGPAGTDMITGLYSAIADSIPILCITGQAPTAVLHKEDFQAVDIASIAAPVTKAATTVLEAAQVPGVFQQAFHLMRTGRPGPVLIDLPIDVQLTEIEFDPDLYEPLPVHKPAASRKQIERALEMLNASERPLLVAGGGIINADASELLVEFAELTGVPVVPTLMGWGIIPDDHELNAGMVGLQTSHRYGNANFLESDFVLGIGNRWANRHTGKLDVYTAGRTFVHVDIAPTQIGKIFAPDLGIVSDAKAALELFVEVAREWKAAGRLADRSAWAASTQERRATLQRRTHFDNVPLKPQRVYEEMNRAFGPETRYVTTIGLSQIAGAQMLHVYRPRHWINCGQAGPLGWTIPAALGVATADPEGSVVALSGDYDFQFMLEELAVGAQHRIPYVHVLVNNSYLGLIRQAQRNFDIDFQVNLEFENLNSPELGVYGVDHVKVVEGLGCKAIRVTEPDALLPAFEEAKKLAAEHRVPVVVEAILERVTNIAMSGSDIASVNEFEDIATDPTHAPTAIRPFAEA; translated from the coding sequence ATGACCGCTGCCCGCGCGGCAGTCGAGATCCTCAAGCGCGAAGGCGTCAGCAACGCGTTCGGTGTGCCCGGCGCCGCGATCAACCCCTTCTACGCGGCCCTCAAGGCGGCCGGCGGCGTCCACCACACGCTCGCCCGCCACGTCGAGGGCGCCTCCCACATGGCGGAGGGGTACACCCGGGCCCGCCCGGGCAACATCGGCGTCTGCATCGGCACGTCGGGGCCCGCCGGCACCGACATGATCACCGGCCTGTACTCCGCGATCGCGGACTCGATCCCGATCCTGTGCATCACCGGCCAGGCGCCGACCGCCGTCCTGCACAAGGAGGACTTCCAGGCCGTCGACATCGCCTCGATCGCCGCCCCGGTCACCAAGGCCGCCACCACCGTCCTGGAGGCCGCGCAGGTCCCGGGCGTCTTCCAGCAGGCGTTCCACCTGATGCGCACGGGGCGCCCCGGCCCGGTCCTCATCGACCTGCCGATCGACGTGCAGCTCACCGAGATCGAGTTCGACCCCGACCTGTACGAGCCGCTGCCGGTGCACAAGCCCGCCGCGTCCCGCAAGCAGATCGAGCGCGCCCTGGAGATGCTGAACGCCTCCGAGCGCCCGCTGCTCGTCGCGGGCGGCGGCATCATCAACGCCGACGCGTCGGAACTCCTGGTGGAGTTCGCCGAGTTGACCGGTGTCCCGGTCGTCCCGACCCTGATGGGCTGGGGCATCATCCCCGACGACCACGAGCTGAACGCCGGCATGGTCGGCCTCCAGACCTCGCACCGCTACGGCAACGCGAACTTCCTGGAGTCCGACTTCGTCCTCGGCATCGGCAACCGCTGGGCCAACCGCCACACGGGCAAGCTGGACGTCTACACGGCCGGCCGCACCTTCGTCCACGTCGACATCGCGCCCACCCAGATCGGCAAGATCTTCGCCCCGGACCTTGGCATCGTCTCCGACGCGAAGGCGGCCCTGGAACTGTTCGTGGAGGTCGCCCGCGAGTGGAAGGCGGCGGGCAGGCTGGCGGACCGCTCGGCCTGGGCGGCGTCCACCCAGGAGCGCCGCGCGACCCTGCAACGCCGTACGCACTTCGACAACGTCCCGCTGAAGCCGCAGCGGGTGTACGAGGAGATGAACCGCGCGTTCGGCCCGGAGACCCGGTACGTCACGACGATCGGCCTCTCCCAGATCGCGGGCGCCCAGATGCTCCACGTCTACCGCCCGCGCCACTGGATCAACTGCGGCCAGGCGGGCCCCCTGGGCTGGACGATCCCGGCGGCGCTCGGCGTCGCCACCGCCGACCCGGAGGGCTCGGTCGTCGCGCTCTCCGGCGACTACGACTTCCAGTTCATGCTGGAGGAGCTGGCGGTCGGCGCCCAGCACCGCATCCCGTACGTGCACGTCCTGGTCAACAACTCGTACCTCGGCCTGATCCGCCAGGCCCAGCGCAACTTCGACATCGACTTCCAGGTCAACCTGGAGTTCGAGAACCTCAACTCCCCGGAGCTGGGCGTCTACGGCGTGGACCACGTCAAGGTGGTCGAGGGCCTAGGCTGCAAGGCCATCCGCGTCACCGAACCGGACGCCCTCCTCCCGGCCTTCGAGGAGGCCAAGAAGCTCGCCGCGGAACACCGCGTCCCGGTGGTGGTCGAAGCGATCCTGGAACGCGTCACGAACATCGCGATGAGCGGTTCGGACATCGCCTCGGTCAACGAGTTCGAGGACATCGCGACGGACCCGACGCACGCCCCGACGGCGATCCGGCCGTTCGCGGAGGCGTGA
- a CDS encoding DUF5709 domain-containing protein has protein sequence MDEAGLGDDVYQPQQESEASDPVEQLDTEDTLDDPDVDDVLDRGYSPPERPYAVDDVGTTAAEQHRGESLESRLARERPEHDGPPGDGVGDVADGDGEPWDGEVGTVRAGRLTRDLDIDEPDSTAGEDVGIDGAAASAEEAAVHVIADEA, from the coding sequence ATGGACGAGGCCGGTCTGGGCGACGACGTCTACCAGCCCCAGCAGGAGTCGGAGGCATCCGATCCGGTCGAGCAGCTCGACACGGAGGACACCTTGGACGACCCGGACGTGGACGACGTCCTGGACCGGGGTTACTCACCGCCCGAGCGCCCCTACGCGGTGGACGACGTGGGCACCACCGCCGCCGAGCAGCACCGGGGCGAGTCCCTGGAGAGCCGCCTCGCGCGCGAGCGCCCCGAGCACGACGGCCCGCCCGGGGACGGGGTGGGCGATGTCGCGGACGGGGACGGCGAACCGTGGGACGGCGAGGTCGGCACCGTGCGCGCGGGGCGGCTCACCCGGGACCTGGACATCGACGAGCCGGACAGCACGGCGGGCGAGGACGTCGGGATCGACGGCGCCGCCGCCTCCGCCGAGGAGGCCGCGGTGCACGTCATCGCGGACGAGGCATAG
- a CDS encoding AMP-binding protein, protein MTELSYAHGTGTTALLGDTIGRNLDRAVAAWPDREALVDVPSGRRWTYAEFGAAVDELARALMASGVAKGDRVGIWAVNCPEWVLVQYATARVGAIMVNINPAYRAHELEYVLKQAGISLLAASLTHRTSDYRALVEEVRANCPDLRAVHYIGDSSWEELLAVADQVTGDQLTAREAELSCDDPINIQYTSGTTGFPKGATLSHHNILNNGYFVGELVAYTEQDRVCLPVPFYHCFGMVMGNLGITSHGACIVIPGGSFEPAAVLSAVQQERCTSLYGVPTMFIAELNLPDFASYDLSSLRTGIMAGSPCPVEVMKRVVAEMHMEEVSICYGMTETSPVSTQTRRDDDLERRTGTVGRVMPHIEVKVVDPATGVTLERGQSGELCTRGYSVMLGYWDQPERTAEAIDAGRWMHTGDLAVMREDGYVQIVGRIKDVIIRGGENIYPREIEEFLYRHPKIADVQVVGVPDERYGEEVLACVIPADPADPPALDDVRAFCEGQLAHYKIPRLLQIRETFPMTVSGKVRKIELRETYRG, encoded by the coding sequence ATGACCGAGCTGTCCTACGCACACGGCACGGGCACCACCGCCCTGCTCGGCGACACCATCGGACGCAACCTCGACCGGGCCGTCGCCGCCTGGCCCGACCGGGAGGCACTGGTCGACGTACCGTCCGGCCGGCGCTGGACGTACGCGGAGTTCGGCGCGGCCGTGGACGAGCTGGCGCGGGCCCTGATGGCGTCGGGCGTGGCCAAGGGCGACCGGGTCGGCATCTGGGCGGTCAACTGCCCCGAGTGGGTGCTCGTCCAGTACGCCACCGCCCGCGTCGGCGCCATCATGGTGAACATCAACCCGGCTTACCGGGCGCACGAGTTGGAGTACGTGCTGAAGCAGGCCGGGATCTCCCTCCTTGCCGCCTCCCTCACGCACCGCACCAGCGACTACCGGGCCCTGGTCGAGGAGGTCCGCGCCAACTGCCCCGATCTGCGGGCGGTGCACTACATCGGCGACAGCTCGTGGGAGGAACTGCTGGCGGTGGCAGACCAGGTGACAGGCGATCAGCTGACCGCCCGCGAGGCGGAGCTGTCCTGCGACGACCCGATCAACATCCAGTACACCTCGGGCACCACCGGCTTCCCCAAGGGCGCGACCCTCTCCCACCACAACATCCTCAACAACGGCTACTTCGTGGGTGAGTTGGTCGCCTACACCGAGCAGGACCGGGTCTGCCTCCCGGTCCCCTTCTACCACTGCTTCGGCATGGTGATGGGCAACCTCGGCATCACCTCGCACGGCGCCTGCATCGTGATCCCCGGCGGCTCGTTCGAACCGGCGGCCGTGCTGAGCGCCGTGCAGCAGGAGCGCTGTACCTCGCTGTACGGGGTGCCCACGATGTTCATCGCCGAACTGAACCTGCCGGACTTCGCCTCGTACGACCTGTCCTCGCTGCGCACCGGGATCATGGCCGGGTCGCCGTGCCCGGTCGAGGTGATGAAGCGGGTGGTGGCCGAGATGCACATGGAGGAGGTGTCCATCTGCTACGGCATGACGGAGACCTCACCGGTCTCCACGCAGACCCGCCGCGACGACGACCTGGAGCGCCGCACCGGCACCGTCGGCCGCGTCATGCCGCACATCGAGGTCAAGGTCGTCGACCCGGCGACGGGGGTGACCCTGGAACGCGGGCAGTCCGGCGAGCTGTGCACCCGGGGCTACAGCGTGATGCTCGGCTACTGGGACCAGCCCGAGCGGACCGCCGAGGCCATCGACGCGGGGCGCTGGATGCACACCGGGGACCTCGCGGTGATGCGCGAGGACGGCTACGTGCAGATCGTCGGCCGCATCAAGGACGTGATCATCCGGGGCGGCGAGAACATCTACCCGCGCGAGATCGAGGAGTTCCTGTACCGCCACCCGAAGATCGCCGACGTGCAGGTGGTCGGCGTGCCCGACGAGCGCTACGGGGAAGAGGTGCTGGCCTGCGTCATCCCCGCCGACCCGGCCGACCCGCCGGCCCTCGACGACGTACGGGCCTTCTGCGAAGGGCAGTTGGCGCACTACAAGATCCCGCGCCTGCTCCAGATCCGGGAGACCTTCCCGATGACGGTCAGCGGCAAGGTCCGCAAGATCGAGCTGCGGGAGACCTACCGGGGGTAG
- a CDS encoding nuclear transport factor 2 family protein — translation MTTYDDAVQRYFAAWNAGPDELEKAVAAAFTDEAAYTDPLADVRGHEQLTAAIAGARQQFPGFTFRPLGAVDGHHALVRFGWELVAPDGSAPVAGFDVATLADDGRIASVSGFLDRVPAA, via the coding sequence ATGACCACGTATGACGACGCCGTGCAGCGCTACTTCGCCGCCTGGAACGCCGGTCCGGACGAGCTGGAGAAGGCCGTCGCCGCCGCGTTCACCGACGAGGCCGCGTACACCGACCCGCTGGCCGACGTACGGGGCCACGAGCAGCTGACGGCCGCCATCGCGGGGGCACGGCAGCAGTTCCCCGGCTTCACGTTCCGGCCGCTCGGCGCGGTGGACGGGCATCACGCGCTGGTCCGCTTCGGGTGGGAGCTGGTCGCGCCCGACGGCTCGGCGCCCGTCGCCGGTTTCGATGTGGCGACGCTGGCCGATGACGGCCGGATCGCCTCGGTCAGCGGCTTCCTGGACCGGGTGCCGGCCGCCTGA